TCGCGCCAGCCGTCCCATTACCGTTTCTTTGCACTTTGCGGCGGGCAGACCACGTACCAGCGGGCCGGGAGGGCGGCGCCGGGGCAGGCCGGGGGAGGTCCATCATGGAGGGTCCGATCACGGTGCGCGGCGGGCGCGCGGTGGGCGGTGCGGTGGCCCGGCGTGCGGCGCCAGCCGGGCCCGGGGCACTCGTCACGCCCGGTCCGGGCGCCGTCCGCGACCTGCGGGGGCACTCCTGGCGTGGGCCCTGGCGCCTGTCGTTCGCCGCGGGCGACCTCGTCGTGGTCTCCGGTCTGCCCGGCAGCGGCAAGTCCACCCTGATGCGCAGGGCCGTGCGGGGGCACCGCATCGACTCGCAGGACAGCCGCGAGCGCTGGGCGCGGCGGCTGCCCCGGTGGGTGCCGTACGCGCTCTACCGCCCTCTCGTGCGCCTCGCGCACTTCGCGCGGCTGCGTCGTGCGCTGCGTGACGGGGCGGGGCTCGTCGTGCACGACTGCGGGACGCAGGCGTGGGTGCGGTGGTGGCTCGCCCGTGTGGCGGCGCGGCGGGGCGCCGCACTGCACCTGGTGCTGCTCGACGTGCCCGCGGGTGCGGCGCTGGCCGGGCAGCGGGCGCGGGGGCGCGGGGTGTCGTGGTACGCGTTCCTGCGGCACCGCAGGGCCGTGGGGCGGCTCGCGGGGGCTTTGGCAGCCGGCCGATTGCCACACGGCTGCGCGTCCGCGGTCCTCATGGACCGCGCAGCATCCGACGACCTCCACACGATCGAATTCGCCGCGCGCCCCGGCTCCGGTGACCCACTCTGAGGGTCCGCTCCGGCGGTCCCCGGCCCCGGCCGGCGGGTGGCGGATACCTTGCGCGGTTCCCCGCGCCCCGTCCGCGCCTGCGGCGCCTCAGCGCCGCTGAGGGCCCGGTTGTCCTTCATCTCACGCTGGCCGATGGGCCGGTCGCGCAGTTCCCCGCGCCCCTCAAGGCGCCTGCGGCGCACTCCGGCGACAGCACCCCGTCCCGCCCAACCGGCTGCAGAAGGCGCTGGATAAGGGGCGCGGGGGCCGGTGCGAACGACCGGCCACTCAGCGCAGGTTCGAAAGACGCCCAAGACACCGCTGGTCGGTCACCGAAGGGGCCCTGAAGGGGCGCGGGGAACTGCGCGAGCAGCCCACCACCCAGCGCAGGAACCGGAGACATCCGAGTCCACCCCTCCGGGTGGTCGCGGAAGGCGCCGAAAAGGGGCGCGGGGAACCGCGCGACAGGCCGGCACCCCACACCCCCCGGAACGCACCCAAATCACCCCCACCCACCCCGGCGAACCCCCCGGAAGGGAACCCGTACGCAACCCGCCGCCCACAACAAGCGTCACCCCCGCTGACGTCGGGTTAGGGTGCCACCCGCAGCAGCGGAACAATGCTGTGCACGGCGAGCGACCCACCACCCGCAGGCCGTGGGCGAACAGGGCAGGACGCAAGGATTGAGAAGCATGGACATACCGCCACAGGCCATGACCCACCCCCATGGCGGCTGGCCGGCCAACGAGCTCGAAGAGGTGCTGGCCGCCTCCCTGGGCACCCAGGGCGGCCACTTCCCCGGGGCCTCGGGCAGCGGGGGACCGTCCTCGGCGGGGGCCCGCATCCTGGAAGTCCTGGCCCGCAGCCCCCTGTGGGTGCCGCTGCCCAACGGCGGCGGCCCCGACCACCGGATGCTCGACCTGCCCACCATGGAGCTCGACGGCCAGGCGTACGTCCCCGTCTTCAGCTCGGAGCAGCAGTTCCGCCAGGTGGTCGGCGACCACATGGCGTTCACCGTCGCGCCGGCCGTGGAGTTCGCGCGCGGGCTCCAGCCGCAGCTGGGCATCGCCGTCAACCCGGACGGCACGATAGGCATCCCGCTCCCGCCGCCCGCCGTGGCCGAGCTCTGCCGAGCGGGGGGCATTCCGCTCGACGCGTCCCTGAGCGGCGGCCGGGTGCGGCTCTTCGAGCCCGACTGGCAGGAGGATCCGGTGGAGTTCCTGACCGCCGCCGCCGAGGAGTTCGCGGCCGGGGACCACGCCGGGGGCGCCGCCTCCCACACCGGCCTGCCCGGCACGGGGGAGCCCGCCGGAGCCGTGCGCAGCGCGCGGCGCTGCCTCGCCAGCGTCGAGGGCGACGACCCCGTCCTGTTCGTCGGCGTCGAACTCGCCCACCTGGGCCCCCTCGGAATGGCGGAGCACTGGGGCACGGAGGGCCACGACCCCCGCGAGGCACCGCTCGCCGCCCTGGGCCGCGCGCTCGGCCGGGCCCCGGTCCGCTGGCCCGTCAACCTGGTCCTGCTGGACGTCACTCAGGACCCGGTGGCCGAGTGGATGCGTGACAAGGTCATCCCGTTCTACACGAGCGCCCGGTGAGCCGGCCGGCCGCGGCGTGGCAGCATTCGGGCACCCGCGACCCGGCGTGGCGAGCGGATCCGGCGGGTGCCGGGCGGTTCGCGAGGCCCACCGCGGCGGCCGACGCGGGACGGTCCGCAGGAGCCTTCCCGGCGGCCCGCAACGCGCCGCACGGGCGCCCGTCCCACCGGTTCCGTACGTCGAACGGCGCGGCACCGGCACGGGACGCGTCAAGTCGGTACCGGGCGGTGCCGCTTAAGCTGGTTTCATGACCCGGACGGGCGGTGGCGGGGTACCAGGGTTCCTCGCGTACGGTTCGGTCCGTCCTCCGGTGCTCGGGACGGCCGGGATTCGTCAGTGCGTCACAGCGGATGCTTCGAAGGAGCGGTCAGGGTGAGTGCGTCGGGCACGGCAGCGGCCGGGCAGGTCGAGCACATGCTGCGCCAGGTGAAGCCCGGGCGCTATGACGCCTACGAGGCGCTGCTCCAGGCGCTCGCCGACCCCGCCGGCGGGCAGGTGTACATGCTGCTCTGGCACGGGCAGGCCGGTTCCCCGGACGCCCAGTACGGGAACATGCTGGTCGACGACCACGGCTACGCCCCCTGCGTGACCTCCCCGCAGGAGCTGGCCGTGAGCGGCTGGAACAGGGCGTACGAGCTCGTCGGCGGCGTGGAGGTCGCCCGCGCCCTCTACCCCGACCACTACGGCCTTTGGCTGAATCCGCACGCGCCGAACGGCGGCGTCGGCATCCCCTGGCTCGACCTGCGGCGGGTGGCCACCGGCCTGGACCGCCAGCCCGCGGGCCCGTTGCGGATGAGCGAACCCACCATCGAGATCCCGCAGTTCTACGCCCTGCTCACCCAGCACGCCCACCGCACCGCCGCGGTGCGCTCGCTGCGCCGCGCCTGGGTGCAGCCGGCGATCGGCACCCCGTACCTGGCCATCGGGCTCGACGTGTACGACACCAGCCCGCCCGCCGTGGATGCCGTCCGGGCGATGATGCAGCAGTCCATCGGCGCGGTGCCGGACGGCCTCTCGGTGTCGACCGTCGCGCTCTTCGACGAGCACGATCCCGTGGCGAT
The nucleotide sequence above comes from Streptomyces sp. TS71-3. Encoded proteins:
- a CDS encoding enhanced serine sensitivity protein SseB, encoding MDIPPQAMTHPHGGWPANELEEVLAASLGTQGGHFPGASGSGGPSSAGARILEVLARSPLWVPLPNGGGPDHRMLDLPTMELDGQAYVPVFSSEQQFRQVVGDHMAFTVAPAVEFARGLQPQLGIAVNPDGTIGIPLPPPAVAELCRAGGIPLDASLSGGRVRLFEPDWQEDPVEFLTAAAEEFAAGDHAGGAASHTGLPGTGEPAGAVRSARRCLASVEGDDPVLFVGVELAHLGPLGMAEHWGTEGHDPREAPLAALGRALGRAPVRWPVNLVLLDVTQDPVAEWMRDKVIPFYTSAR
- a CDS encoding enhanced serine sensitivity protein SseB C-terminal domain-containing protein, yielding MSASGTAAAGQVEHMLRQVKPGRYDAYEALLQALADPAGGQVYMLLWHGQAGSPDAQYGNMLVDDHGYAPCVTSPQELAVSGWNRAYELVGGVEVARALYPDHYGLWLNPHAPNGGVGIPWLDLRRVATGLDRQPAGPLRMSEPTIEIPQFYALLTQHAHRTAAVRSLRRAWVQPAIGTPYLAIGLDVYDTSPPAVDAVRAMMQQSIGAVPDGLSVSTVALFDEHDPVAMWMRALARPFYDREAHAAAGLPGGPGGPGVIAGPGNPASSPAQPTGYGYPPPGAY
- a CDS encoding AAA family ATPase; this encodes MEGPITVRGGRAVGGAVARRAAPAGPGALVTPGPGAVRDLRGHSWRGPWRLSFAAGDLVVVSGLPGSGKSTLMRRAVRGHRIDSQDSRERWARRLPRWVPYALYRPLVRLAHFARLRRALRDGAGLVVHDCGTQAWVRWWLARVAARRGAALHLVLLDVPAGAALAGQRARGRGVSWYAFLRHRRAVGRLAGALAAGRLPHGCASAVLMDRAASDDLHTIEFAARPGSGDPL